In Zingiber officinale cultivar Zhangliang chromosome 1A, Zo_v1.1, whole genome shotgun sequence, the DNA window CATGAATCAGAAAAACTAATACCTGTTACATGCAAGAAGCGAAACTGAAACTTTAGCTCAACAGATGGTTTACTATTGCTTGTTTAAAGCTAATCTACACTTTTCGGATATATAACACCACCAACCAATTCATAACAAAATTACAGAAACGTCAATGCACAAAGTCTAGCATTTATACTCCACAAAGTTTGATTTCCTCTAGCCCAACAGATACAATGAGCATCTTATCTAAGCATGTCCAGATAAATATGGATATCACCATAAACAACTATATCCTATGGATATTTATTGTCTGGAATATACACTTGAAccttatatttatagccttgacgAAATCTATAAATTCTGTTAAACATAACTGCTACTGTCGCAAATATTCAAGCATAGATTTTAAAGGAATAATTAGAACTAAGAAAGTGATAGTTGCATTTCTTCATCATTTTAGTCGTGCTAGTTCTAACTATCAGTGTATAGGCGGTGGTAGTTAGTTACCACTTACTGCCTAGGCAGTGCCTAAGTGGTGCtagaatttttttactattttttttatataatattataaataatcattgtagcaaaggtgattacgctcaccctaGGCACCCCTCACAACCCGTCCCCATGTTAATATTATAATTAATCATTATTctttataatatttacttttaataaaatatattaattaaaaattatgctttaattaagtttatttaaattatctcaatcataATTAGAAGttagattaaaattattaacctagGCAACGCTTCCAGGCTTGCGCGACATGTGGGGACGTGTCACCGggctcgggcgatgcgtctgaACGCATCACAAGGCATGGGCAACGCTTCGCAAGGATCGAGCGACGCATAACGAGGCATGAGTGACGCATAACGGGGCCCGAGCAACGCATCACAAGGCCCGGGCGAGGGCCGGGGCAACGCATCACAGGGCCCGGGAAACGCATCACAGGGCCCTGACGCCTAGTCCGGTCCCATCGTCAAGCTCGGTCGACGCTTCTGAACTCATCGTCGTGCCCAACGTGTCCGGACGCATTGTGGTGGTAGAACGGCGGCGACAATAGTGGTTCCAAGTGCATCGGTGGTGGAGGGAGGTGAGTTACCGCCTAAAGCACCACCTTACACAAAGGCGATGCGGTTGATGCCCGCCTCCCACCTAGGTGGAGCTTAGGCGGTTGTCTCGATCGTCATTTAGTACACTGTTAACGATGTCGTGTAGACTCTAGGGATGTTATCTCTCATTTGAACTATGCAAGACTGAAGTTTTCTCTACATCCTTTTATCCCTTGCTTTTATTCCTTGACGGTCAATTATAATTGATTTAACTTGTCAAATTATAGAGTTTATCAATTGTCTTTGAATTATATATTTACatatttttcattaattttatcataggttaattaaaaaatttatcacTATTTTTGTATGGAATTTCAAatctcataaaaattaaaagttttaacaTATATCAAACTTTTATGCTTTACCTTAAATTCCTTCTGCATTCTTTTGTCCAGGTTAGTGTTAACACCATTCGTCAACTAGGTACCAGCCATGCCATGCCACCAATTTAAGAGGAAAATAACTCTTAACACTTATCTCTAAAGTTGGCCCTAACCTTATAATCGACCCCGCCTAAGTACTTTTTTTCACTACGTTGGCATGATTGTATTTGGTACCCAGTCAGAAGACTATGTAGGCAGATTGACTGATCTCACATTCTGCCATGTCAGCTCCATGTCACCAAATTAACAGCAGATAGACAGAAGACATAATCTGTCTAGAACTAAAATCTTAATATTGTAATAGATTTGATATTCCATTCAAAGattgatagatttatgagttaACCATTTATCATATGTTCGAGCTGCATCTATTTGCTACTTTTCTACACAATTGCATTTAAATGTTTGATGAGGGAATTGCACTTCTCCAGATAAAGAATTGTAACCTTCAAATGTTTGACAATTTTTCTTAGGTTCTCCTTGTATTCTTCAAGAGGAACATATTGTCGTTCACTTGTCTGTCCCAACAATGCTGCATCATTTGCACCAAAGAAAATAGTTACCACAGCAGGAGGTGTCAAGGAGTTCTGGAAAGTGGAAACATAGAATAAAGCTTTCAGTTCACCACAGAACATAAATTAGCATAAACAAGATCCATATGATGATGGGAACAAGACAAAGGTACttagaattatttaaattttgagttCCAAAAACTGTAAGCAAGGCACGTGATCTAGTTAATAGTTAACACAGTTTAGATGCGTTGTCAGACTAATACATGGTTGTATTAAGAAAATTATcgctataaataatataaaaaaaagggcagcccggtgcacgaagctcccgccatgcggggtcccggggaaggatccattgtacgtagtcttaccctgctttttgcaagaggctgtttctaggattcgaacccgtgaccttttggtcacatggcaacaactttaccgttgcaccaaggctccccttcatcgCTTAAAATAATATAACCATAAATAATTGCTAATATCAACAATAAATAATCTATAATACCAAATAAGGCATAATAAAATGGAATATGATTAAGTTTCTAACATTTGCCAACAGCTGAAATATGTATTGACTGTGCAAATAGCTGAAATATATACATAAATTGATTGAGTTCATCCCAGTGATAAtgcttcttttttcttttatttttcatattctgatttgttttgtatgaattaaaataaatataaaccatTTTAGTCCTCCCCATGTCTGGTAAGGTGGACCTGAACTAATAGAATAGTTTGGTCCAAAGAGACAATTAAAAACTAAAACAATGGAAAAAATGTGGTGAAACATAACTGCATATTTTCAAATGAGAATGAAAGACATACCGGGGGAAAGAGGTGATTAAGCAAAAATAGAGCCCATCTTGTGTTGTAGCCACCATAACCTCTTACAATTACATCAGCCTTGAAATTGAGAAAGATGTAAACAGATAAGACAAACAGCTGAAAATTCAAAGAACATGCATGAACAAATGAAGTTAAATCTAAATATTCTAAGACGACACCATAATTGTCTTGAACTTTTCTATAATGTACTTCTCCATTTACATTACATTCTAGTTAACTTTCTGATGCAATACCAGAAGATGATTAAACAAGAGAGATTGATGTATATTTAAGAGGCCCCAACAATCACAAATTTTGGAAATAAGCAACCTATTATTCTCCGCCAACATAGTAGAGAATAAACTACTCCCTCTTAAGGAAAAGTCCACTATCTACGAAAGAAACCATTAGGCATAGAATGTTCATCGCATCCACAGACcaagatttttaagaaaaataaagaatttCTAGTTTGACAACTATAAAGGAACAGATGCCGAAGATTTAGTACACTTTGCGATCGGATCCATACAGAAAACTCGCAATAGGAGGATCGCGTTAAcgagaaaaatagtaaaaaagaGCGTAACCTTTCGCGAGTAGGTGTTCGCAAGCGAAGCCCCCCACCCGCCAAGCTTGAAGGATTGCTCTGTGATGGAATCCCCAAAAAGAACGAACTGCGGCCTAGCCTTCTCCGGCGCCCCGATCGGCATCTTGTCCTCCGCTTTCTTCGCCCGCTCCGCCGAAATCTCCGGACACAGATCGGTGTGTTTGGTGTCGGTGATGGCGGTGGTAGTAGAAAGTAGAGACCCTCGAACCAAACCGGCTGTCGGCCCAAACTCAAACCCAAGTTCGGCCCAGCCCGGAGGATGGGAAATGACATATCAATCCCCCAATTTCTCTATATTTTACAAAATcgccctttctccttcttccgcCCTCTCCTTATCTTCGTAGCTCGCGGCCGCCCTGCTGTCTCCTCCAATCGATCGCATGGCTGCGGCTTCCTTCCTTAAACCCTCAACCCTCCATTTCCCCACCAAATTCCTCCtcctcccctcctcctcctcctcctcttctctccGCTTCCACGCCGCCTCCTATTTTAGTCTCTCCATTTCCCACCGTCGCCGTCCGCTTTCGCCACTTCCTGCAAGAGCCAAGGAGGCCGCCCTTGAAGTCGTTGCGGATGAGGAGAAAAAGGAGGATCTGGGCGCTTCCTTCGACGCAGCAGTGGAAGCGAAGGCTGAAGAAGACTCCGATGCGGCGGTGGCCCAGGAGGTGAACGCACAGGAGCGTCGGCCGTGCGAATTGTACGCATGCAATCTTCCCAGGAGTTGCGACATTTCCCAGCTCTTGGATCTATTCCAACCTTACGGCACCGTGGTTTCGGTCGAGGTTCACTCTTCTCCCTTTTCAGATGTTCCACTCTTCCAAGTTTCCAATTTTGTGGGAAATGGGTTGTGTTTGATTTCGGGATGAGGATTGACAGTAATTAATTGACATTTTCTTAAACGGTAATAAGCAGATCGTTCCCCGTTGATTACAAAGATTTGGCCTTGTAAAGATctttgattgatttttttttttatctgaaACTGTAATTCCTAATGATTCAGTGTCTTCTTTTTCTTGGCATATAGTTTTCCTGCTGAGTTGTTGCAGCTATGTTTGTATGGGTTCCTTAGAGGAGAAAGTAGTTCTCACAGTTAAAATGACTTCTTAGACATGTATCTTTCACATGTTGTCTGCCTACAAGAAGATACAATGGATTGATAATTCAATTATATTTGTTAGAACTGAAACTTCTTTTACTGATTCATTCAATTTGGCTTTCCTATGAATCAAAAGTGCTTCCCGTGAATTTTTTAATAGCTTGTACATTAGTCACTCAAGTCTTACCAGAGCCACCTAACCTTGATGTTAGTGATCAcgctttaatttaatttgttcttATTAGTTCTTAACTGAAGCATGGACTTATTTCAGGTATCCAGAGATGCTAAGACTGGTCTTAGCCGAGGTTCTGGTTTTGTTACAATGAGCTCTATACAAGAAGCTAAAGCAGCAATGACTGCTTTGGATGGTTCAGTAAGCTTTTAAATTCTTTTCTTCTACCATGTTAGTTGTGTTTATATATACGGCCTGTCTTCCTGCAGGACCTTGGTGGGAGAGAAATGTGTGTCAAATTTTCAGCCGATATGACTTCTGGAAGAACAAACATCAAGGCCTTATATACAACACCAAAAAAGAACATAGTCTTTGAGAGCCCACACAAAGCCTATATTGGTAACCTTTCATGGTTCGTGAAACCTGAAAATTTGAGGAAATATTTTAGTGAATTTGGAAGTGTATTAAGTACTAGGGTGCTCTATGATCGCAAAGGAGGGAAAAACCGCGTCTATGGTTTTATTTCATTTGCTTCTGATGATGAACTTAAGGCGGCAGTGAAGACAGATGGATCGGTAGTTTCCTGGTTTCCTGTAACATTTCAATTCGGAGCATGTAGTTCTAAACATATATATCCAGTTTTATATATATTTCTTGCAGGTATTTCATGGGCGAACATTAGTGGTTAGGGAAGTCATAAACAGTGAGGATCAATGATCAGTTTGGTGTGTTCAGTTAGGATGCATTTGTTATACTTGGCAGGAGTAGTATGCCATGTTTGCTTGTTGATGGTGTTTGCTACTGTAACAGGTACTGATTTCTTGATTCCTGATGAATGAATTGTTCAGGATGTGCTATCAACCTTGTAACTATCTTTAGATCAGTTTCACTGAAGCCTTTGCTTGATAAATTGCTGTTCTATTCCGAATCCTAATGGTAGTTTTCCATTTTTCACAGGGTGAATTCGTTGCTCATTGAGGTGGTGCAATTGTTGTTAGCATGATACACAACAAGCTTCAGGCGTTTTAAGTTGCATTGACATGTGATTTTCAGAACATTGTACCCGATAAACTAAATGTCTAGCTAGTCGTAATAATCCTTTTACTTTTAGTTGATAACTTGATTGTCAAACGTATTTTCTgtgaaagatatttttttttataaaaaaaaagaaacttttcTTGTATGAATGTCGTACTAAAatccattttaattttttccccCTATTTTTGGTTCAAGACTTTTAAATTTTATGGCAAAAATCAGAAGGGCATTTTCAGGTATAATTATTCAACTGTTTTTCAATactttcaatattattttcattattattttctgTTTAAATCTTCTATTTAAATTCTAAATTGATTGGATGTGTTGTAGTAACAATGAACTCATAGCTACTATATATGTGATAATAGTTAAGATTTTATAGTTGTTTCAATGTGAATATTATATAATAATAGTTAAGATTTTATAGTTGTTTCAATGTGAATATTAGATGAACAAGTTGAATTTGTGCTATAGTTGTTACGGTTTTATAGATG includes these proteins:
- the LOC122031513 gene encoding 28 kDa ribonucleoprotein, chloroplastic-like; protein product: MAAASFLKPSTLHFPTKFLLLPSSSSSSSLRFHAASYFSLSISHRRRPLSPLPARAKEAALEVVADEEKKEDLGASFDAAVEAKAEEDSDAAVAQEVNAQERRPCELYACNLPRSCDISQLLDLFQPYGTVVSVEVSRDAKTGLSRGSGFVTMSSIQEAKAAMTALDGSDLGGREMCVKFSADMTSGRTNIKALYTTPKKNIVFESPHKAYIGNLSWFVKPENLRKYFSEFGSVLSTRVLYDRKGGKNRVYGFISFASDDELKAAVKTDGSVFHGRTLVVREVINSEDQ